In the Hordeum vulgare subsp. vulgare chromosome 7H, MorexV3_pseudomolecules_assembly, whole genome shotgun sequence genome, one interval contains:
- the LOC123409988 gene encoding lysine-specific histone demethylase 1 homolog 2 produces the protein MSPSPPPPPPPGRPRRAASARPGSYDESLVDTELQAYLGNSPSRRIRRLRRLSPEERQRETETEALIALSLGFPIDALLPAEEAILADPDAAAPNDYIVVRNHILASWRADPRVPLPRARVLETVASSYDHLVAAAHGFLTREGHINFGVSATFPASPPADALHVPAASVLVIGAGLAGLAAARQLLRFGLRVLVLEGRARPGGRVYTSRLGGGQAAVELGGSVITGIHANPLGVLARQLGIPLHKVRDRCPLYHTDGRTVGTRLDRSIDLVFNTLLDHATRLRESLKEAAEGISLGEAIERLRRLYNAAKSEEEREVLDWHLANLEFSNAGCLSELSLAYWDQDDQFEMGGDHCFLAGGNSRLVHALCDGVPVLYEKTVKRIEHGVDGVSITVEGGQVFQADMALCTVPLGVLKSGSIVFDPQLPENKLGAIQRLGFGLLNKVAMVFPSVFWDEEIDTFGCLNKETSKRGEFFLFYSYHTVSGGAVLVALVAGEAALEFEKVDPVVTLHRVLGILRGIYGPKGITVPDPIQSACTRWGSDPLCCGSYSHIRVGSSGTDYDILAESVSEDRLFFAGEATNRAYPATMHGALLSGLREASRILRASESRVDSDHKKYALQKSLRPPDGILEDLFTEPDLQFSRFSFVFSSMTPDDPQSMGLLRITLENPRLEGDQKNQESAAEKEAHQKAFHLYAAVSREQASQLQLAGDDDRGRLELLCKDLSVKLMGYDNTCDTGNSLILSIQSAQKARKRQQRPKDFKF, from the exons atgtcgccgtcgccgccgccgccgccgccgccgggccgCCCGCGCCGTGCGGCGTCGGCGCGTCCGGGTTCGTACGACGAGTCGCTGGTCGACACCGAGCTGCAGGCTTACCTTGGGAACTCCCCGTCGCGGCGCATCCGGCGCCTGCGCCGCCTCTCCCcggaggagcgccagcgcgagacGGAGACAGAGGCGCTCATTGCGCTCTCCCTGGGCTTCCCCATCGACGCCCTACTCCCCGCCGAGGAGGCCATCCTCGCGGACCCCGACGCCGCCGCCCCCAACGACTACATCGTCGTCCGCAACCACATCCTCGCCTCCTGGCGCGCCGACCCGCGGGTGCCGCTCCCCCGCGCGCGTGTGCTCGAGACCGTGGCCTCGAGCTACGACCACCTAGTCGCCGCCGCGCACGGCTTCCTCACCCGAGAGGGCCACATCAACTTCGGTGTCTCGGCTACCTTCCCCGCATCCCCTCCCGCCGACGCGCTCCATGTCCCAGCCGCTTCGGTCCTCGTCATCGGTGCTGGCCTCGCCGGGCTCGCTGCCGCGCGGCAGCTTCTTCGATTCGgcctccgcgtgctcgtcctggAGGGCCGCGCCCGCCCTGGCGGCCGCGTTTACACCTCCCGCCTAGGCGGGGGGCAGGCCGCCGTTGAGCTTGGCGGGAGCGTCATCACTGGCATCCACGCCAACCCGCTAGGCGTGCTCGCCCGCCAGCTCGGGATTCCTCTCCACAAGGTGCGTGACCGCTGCCCACTGTACCACACTGACGGCCGGACCGTGGGCACCAGACTAGATAGAAGTATCGATTTGGTGTTCAATACGCTTCTTGACCACGCCACTAGGCTGCGGGAGTCTCTCAAGGAAGCCGCAGAGGGGATCTCGCTAGGGGAAGCGATCGAAAGGCTGAGAAGGTTGTACAATGCGGCCAAAAGcgaggaagagagggaggttcTGGACTGGCATCTGGCAAACCTTGAGTTCTCCAATGCTGGTTGCTTATCGGAGCTCTCTCTGGCGTACTGGGACCAGGACGACCAGTTTGAGATGGGTGGAGATCATTGCTTCTTGGCTGGAGGGAATTCGAGGCTCGTACACGCGTTATGTGATGGTGTACCAGTGTTGTATGAGAAGACGGTGAAGCGTATTGAACATGGAGTAGATGGCGTGAGCATCACGGTGGAAGGAGGGCAGGTTTTTCAGGCGGACATGGCGCTCTGCACTGTTCCGCTTGGTGTGCTCAAGAGTGGGAGCATTGTGTTTGACCCACAGTTACCTGAAAACAAGCTTGGAGCGATCCAGAGGTTGGGGTTCGGTTTGTTGAACAAAGTGGCTATGGTGTTCCCATCTGTATTTTGGGATGAGGAAATCGACACATTTGGGTGTTTGAATAAGGAGACCAGCAAGCGTGGGGAATTCTTTCTCTTCTACAGCTACCATACTGTCTCTGGTGGCGCAGTACTTGTTGCACTTGTGGCGGGAGAGGCTGCTTTGGAGTTTGAAAAGGTTGATCCTGTTGTCACACTTCATCGGGTACTTGGCATTCTTCGAG GTATCTATGGCCCAAAAGGCATTACTGTGCCTGACCCCATTCAATCAGCTTGTACAAGATGGGGTAGTGATCCTCTTTGTTGCGGTTCATACTCTCACATCAGAGTTGGGTCCTCTGGAACGGACTATGACATTCTTGCTGAGAGTGTCAGTGAAGACCGGCTCTTCTTTGCCGGAGAAGCAACGAACCGTGCATACCCTGCAACGATGCATGGCGCCTTATTGAGTGGACTAAGAGAAGCTTCCAGAATTCTCCGGGCTTCAGAAAGCAGAGTGGATTCTGATCATAAGAAGTATGCTCTGCAGAAAAGCCTTAGACCTCCTGATGGCATCCTTGAAGATCTTTTCACGGAGCCAGATCTTCAATTCAGTAGATTCTCATTCGTGTTCTCCTCTATGACACCCGATGATCCACAGTCTATGGGCTTGCTCAGGATTACACTTGAGAATCCCCGTTTGGAAGGGGACCAAAAGAATCAGGAGTCTGCAGCCGAGAAGGAGGCTCACCAGAAAGCCTTCCACTTATATGCCGCCGTCTCTCGAGAGCAGGCCAGTCAGCTGCAACTGGCAGGCGACGATGATCGAGGTAGGTTAGAGTTGCTATGTAAGGATCTTAGTGTAAAGCTGATGGGCTACGACAATACGTGCGATACAGGCAACTCTCTGATTTTAAGCATCCAGAGCGCTCAGAAAGCCAGGAAGAGGCAGCAGCGCCCCAAGGACTTCAAATTCTGA